From the Polaribacter huanghezhanensis genome, the window TGATACTAAATACTGCACAAGCTCTTTTGGGTTAAAATCTATTCTACTATCGGTATAATGCACAAATTCACCAAAAGGATATACACTATGATTATGTGGATACTCTTTTAACCTATTGATTAAGTGATACATATTATTTGCACTTACATTATAAATTGGTTTAGGATACTGTTTTACAATGGCTTCAGGCGTGTCAATTTCTAAAATTTTCCCGTCCTGAATCAATGCAATTCTATCGCACAATGCTGCTTCATCCATATACGGAGTAGAAACCAAAATGGTAATCCCTTTTTGTTGTAAACGCTTTAACATTTCCCAAAATTCTTTTCTAGAAACAGGATCAACTCCGGTTGTTGGTTCGTCTAAAAACAATACTTTGGGTTTGTGAATCAATGCACAACACAAAGCCAATTTTTGTTTCATTCCCCCTGATAATTTTCCTGCTCTACGATTTTTAAACGGAGCTATTTGCACATAAATTTCTTTAATTAAATCGTAGTTTTCTGCAATCGTTGTTCCAAAAATAGTGGCAAAAAAAGTTAAGTTTTCTTCAACCGTTAAATCTTGATATAAGGAGAATTTTCCAGGCATATAACCAACGTGATTTCGAATCTGTTTATAGTCTAAAATCACATCAAAACCAGCTACTTTAGCTGAACCAACATCAGCAATTAGCAAGGTTGTTAAAACCCTAAAAAGGGTTGTTTTTCCAGCTCCATCTGGACCAATCAATCCAAATAATTCGCCAGGTTTTACATCAAAAGAAATGTCTTGCAATGCTTGTGCCTTTTTATAGGATTTACTAATATGTTGAACAGAAATACTCATAGTTTACTACGCTTGTACAAAAACTTTTGGTTCCATAAATACGTTCGATTTGATAGAATTAGAAATGATACAAGCTTTTGCTGATTTTTCTAAAACACGAATTGCTTTCTCTTTGTGCTTTTCATCAACTATAAGAACTTCAGGAAAAAGATGCACTTCACTTACTGTGAATTTGCCTTCAATTTTTTCTAAAACCCCTTTAGAGTTACAGTTAAAACTTACAAATTCTAATTTTGAATATTCAGAAATCGCTAAAAAGGTAGTCATAAAACAGCTACTTACAGCTGCGGTTAGCAGGTGTTCTGGCGACCAGATATGTGGCACACCACCAGGGAATTGTGGTGGAGTAGCAATTTCTATACAATTTTTATTGTGGGTTTCAGGATGGTATAATTCTGGAGAACACACCATTCCTTTTCGATCTGTCATCCATTTTATAGAAATAGTATAATGCTGTTTGTCCATGATTCATTTTTTTTAAGGGTTATTTTTGAAGCCACATTTCTGCAGGCATTCCAATTTTTAATCCACCATCATTTTCTACATCAATTTTAACGGCGTATACTAATGCAATTCGTTCTTCTTTAGTCTGGATTATTTTGGGTGTAAACTCCGCTTCTGATGCAACCCAACTAACAGTTCCTGTATACGATTTCATTCCATTTGCGTCGTCAATTTTAACCGTTACTTTTTGTCCAATTTGTACACTTGATAATTGTGTTTCACTAACATATACACGCAATTGCATGGTGTTTAAATCTGCGATTTTATAAAGTGGTTTTCCAAATGCAGTAATTTCGTTTTGCTCAGCATATTTGGTCAATACAGTTCCGTTTACAGGATTGATAATCTTGCTTTTTAGAATTTGATCATTGAGTTGTTGTAGCTGAATATCAATATTTTTATACTCGTTGATAATAGGGGTATTTTGAAACTCAACACTGCTAATTTGTTGTTTTATAATATTGATTTCTCCACTGACATCATCCAACTGCTTTTGTGTTGCTGCATTGTCTTTTAGCAAGTTTTCAATCCTATTTTTTGTAATTATTGCGGATTCTAATTTGGCATTTAAAACAGCTACTTGAGACAATACACTTTTAGATTTTGAAGCAATAATTGATTTAGAAATCACTAATTGTTCCCGTTTTAAAGAAAGTGGAATGGTATCAATATATCCAATAAACGTATTTTTTTTTAACACACTTCCTTCATCAAGATTAAATTGCATGATTTTTCCGTTATTCTCTGCAGAAATCACTATTTCTGTAGCTTCAAAATTTCCGTAACCATCGGCTTTTTCATTGCCGTTTGTACACGAAGAAAGAGCAACGAGTACAGTGCTTAAAATGACTATCTTTTTTAGGTGTTTCATTGTATGAATTTTAATTTCCTTTTGTAATTGTATAATTTGCTTTTACCAATTGTAATTGTATTTGATGCGCTATCAATGCATTTTTATCAACAAATAAATTGGTCAGTTCTGTAATGTATTCCGAAACCGTAATGGTTCCGTTTTTAAGTTGCGAATCTGCTGTTTCTAAAACGTCTTTTCTCAGCTTGATGATTTCTTGATCAGAAAGAATAAAGCCTTCTATTTTTTCAATTTCTTTTTCTTGTTGATGCAAGGCTATATTAGTGTTTAGTAAGAAAATAGCTTGCTCATTATTAATGATTTCTTTGTTGAGTGATAGCGATTTTCGTTCTTTTTTATTCGAATTCCAATCAAAAACAGTCCAATGCAATTTTACTCCAACGATATAGTATGATTGAAAAGAATTGTCTAACATGTTCAAACCAGGATTTCCAAACCCACCTGTTGCAAAACTCATGATTGTGGGTGCATTTTTTTTAGCAACAAGGTTTTCAGTGCTTTCAATCTCTTCTTTTTTTAATTGAAACAAGTCCAATTCTGGTCTTTTAATTTCATCATTCAAAGCAATTTCTATAATTGGTTTTTTAAAAATAGCATCGTCGTTAATTGTCACAGCAATCAATTTAGAGAGTGTTGCAATCAAAACTTTTTTATTGTTGTTGATTTCTTCTAATTTCTGTTTGTTTTTTAGCAATTCTACTTTTAAAATTTTATCCGAAGAAGCCACCAAAACACCATTCTTAATTCCAGAAGTTACTTCTTTTAATTTCGATTGTATGAGCTTGTTTTTTGCTTCTACCAATAAAATGGCTTCTTGAGCTAATAACACAGAAAAATATAATTGATTTACTTGTTTTTTTAACTGATATACTTGTACGGCAAGTTGTTGCTGTTTTGTCTTTAATTGCCCTGATTTCAATTGTTTGTTTGCGTCAATCAATCCGCCATTAAAAATTAGCTGATTTACAGACAAGGTCGTTTTGTATTGATCTTTGTTTAAAGAATTGCTACCTGGAATCGGAACGTTAATCACATCCGATTGATAGGTGAGTTGTCCGTCTAAACTAAACTGAGGCAACTTTCCGATGTTTAAAATTTCTGTGTCAAACTCATGTTGTTTGATAAAGGTTTTAGATTGTTTTAATAGCGGATAATTTTCACTAATAAATCGCTGACAATCTTCAAGTGTAATGGTTTGCTGACCAAAAGCTGATCCACTTATAACCAGCAGTAAAAAGAGGTTAATTTTTTTCATTTTATGATGTTTTTATTGCGTCAATGATAAAATCGGCAATTTCAGTTTTTCTTGCGTTCATAAGTACTTTAAATTCCGAGTCATTTATATCAACAAACGCCTTCAGTAGCGGAGTAGCTACAAAGGGAAAAATGCATAAAGAAATAATATTGATAAATAATTGCTCGCCATTTATTGGCTTTAAGATTCCGTTTGCAACTTCTTTTTTTACTTGATTTTTAAATTTTACTAGATTTGGAAAACTGGAGTTTTCTTTTAGTTTTAAAATAAAATCAGGATTTTTATTCAACTCCATAATGATAAAACTAGGCAAATATGGATGTTTGCTAATAAATGAAATATAACTATTAGCAAAATTCCGGATCTTAATTTCTATGGATGAATCGTCGTTTAAAACTGCATTCAATTGTGGTGCTAATAAACCGAACGCTTTTTTAAAAACGGCTCCAAATAAGAGTTGTTTACTTTTATAATAATAATGCAACATGGCCTTGTTAATGCCAGCTTCATCTGCAATTTCTTGCATTCGTGCGCCATCCATTCCTTTTCGTTGAAATATCGATTCTGCTGCGTCTAGTATTGAACTCTCTGTGTTTGTATCTTTCAATTTCATTTACTAACTGTTTAGTTTAACCAATTGGTTAACAAATGTAGTACAAATTATTTTTGAAATCAAAAAAACAACATTTAATTTTTCAATTAATTGGATATCAATAGTTAAGAATATATAGAAAATGCACTTGGATATTCTGGTCACAATCAACACAAGCTAAAAAACCCGGTGAATAATTATGTTTATAACTAAACCGTTATTTTAACCGGAATACTTCAAATGATTTGTATTTTTCACAAAAATATTTATTAGAATGTGCAAAGAAAAATTTATGCAAGAAGCTGTAGATGCAGCTTTAAAAGGAATGAACAATAATGAAGGTGGCCCTTTTGGTTGTGTGGTAGTTAAAGACGGAAAAATAGTAGGAAGAGGAAACAATAAAGTAACGTCAACCAACGATCCAACAGCACATGCAGAAGTTACAGCCATTAGAGATGCGTGTAAAAATCTAGATTCTTTTCAATTAGATGGGTGCGAGATTTATACGTCGTGCGAACCTTGTCCGATGTGTTTAGGTGCTATTTATTGGGCGCGTCCAGATAAAGTGTATTACGGATGTAATCAAGTTGATGCTGCAAATATTGGCTTTGATGATGAATTTATTTACAAAGAAATTCCGTTGCCATATGCTGAACGAAGCATTCCGTTTGAACAATTAGCGCACGAAATTGCTTTGAAACCATTTCAAGAATGGACGAAAAAAGAAGATAAAACAGCATATTAAATTAGATATAATGTCAATTCGAGTGTCACGCTTTTGGGTGTGATGTATCGAGAACTTTTGAAACCTATTACATGATAACTTTCATCTTAAACAATAAAACCATTACAACTTCAGACAATGCTGGAATGACCTTGTTAGATTTTGTTCGATATCAACAACGACTTACAGGAACCAAAATTGGTTGTCGAGAAGGCGATTGTGGTGCTTGTACTGTTTTAGTTGGAACGTTAAAAAATGATGCAATGGAATACCAAAGCATCACCTCGTGTATTTCTCCTTTAGGAAATGCACATGGAAAACACATTGTAACGGTTGAAGGTACAAATCTGCAAAACAAATTAACCACAGCTCAAGAAGCCATGAAAGGAAATTTTGCAACGCAATGCGGATTTTGTACACCAGGTTTTGTAGTAGCGTTAACGGGTTTTGCCTTGTCAAATTCTGATAAAAATCACAACAATGCTTTAAATGCAATTAGCGGAAATATCTGTAGATGTACTGGATATAAAGCAATTGAAAAAGCAGTGCATCAAGTAGTTGAAAAATTTCAAAGCACACATAAAACGTCTGTAAATTGGTTGATAGAGAACGAATTTGTTCCTGCCTATTTCGCAACGATTCCAAAACGTTTAAAAGAGATTGCTACTAAAAAATTAAACCAATCTAAAGGAAAAGTGGTTTCTGGAGGAACGGATTTATATGTGCAACAAGCTGATAATTTAACGGATAACGATGTTCTTCTTATTGCCAAAAACGAATCTTTAAAAGGCATTTCTATTGAAAATGGAACCTGTACTATCGGAACAAACGCAACGGTTTCAGATGTATGGAACCATTCTGAATTAAACAAGTTGTTTCCAAACTTAAGAAAACACTTAAAACTGGTTTCTTCAGAACAAATTAGAAACATGGCTTCTTTGGGTGGAAACTTTGTAAATGCATCGCCAATTGGAGACATGACAATCTTCTTTTTAGCGTTGAATAGTGATATTACAATCGTAAATTCTAATGAAGATGAACGCACAATTGCGCTTAAAGACTTTCATCAAGGATATAAAAAATTCGATTTACAAGAAGGCGAATTGTTGAAAGAAATTCGTTTCAAATCACCAACAAAACAATCGTTTTTTAATTTCGAAAAAGTCTCCAAACGCACACATTTAGACATTGCAAGCGTCAATGCTGCAATACATATTTCTGTAGATAATGATACCATTGTAGAAGCACACGTTGCTATTGGTGGCGTTGCTGCAATTCCGAAATACCTTCACGAAACTTCTGCATTTTTAAAAGGAAAACAATTATCTATAAAAACTATTATTGATGCCAATGAAATCCTTCAAAAGGAAATCGCACCAATTAGCGATATTCGTGGTACAAGCGATTACAAACGTTTGTTAGCGCGACAATTATTCTTTGCGCATTTTACGGAGTTATTTCCACTACAATTCACTTTAAACGATGTCGTTCAGCATGCATAAAAACAACTCAAATACCGATTTAGATTCAAAGTTAGATGCTGTTGCTGCTGGGTTAAAACAAAGCATCAAAAACTTAGATTCTTATACACATGTTCGTGGAGAATCTTTATATGTTGATGACATCAACGTTAGAGAAGGAACCTTTCACGGAGTAGTTTTTGATTCACCAAAAGCTCACGGAAAAATAAAAAGTGTCGATTATTCTAAAGCTGAAGCTTTGGAAGGAGTGGAGCGTATTTTTACGTATAAAGATGTTCCTGGTGAAAATCAGATTGGCGGAATTATTCCTGATGAACCTTTATTTGCAGAAGATGAAGTTCATTTTTGGGGAATGCCAATTGCGTTAATTGTTGCTACATCCGAATTTATTGCAAGAAAAGCAAGAGCTTTAATCGAAATTGAAATCGAAGAACTTCCGGTAATCACAACAGCAAAAGAAGCGAAAGCAAAAGAAAGTTTTATCAATGCACCAAGATCTTTTAAATTAGGAGATACCGAAAAAGCATTTGCAGAGTGCGACTATGTTTTTGAAGGCGAAACGTTTTCAAACGGACAAGAGCATTTATATATTGAAGCACAAGGCGCCTATGCAGAACCTTTAGAAAACGGAAATATAAAAATCACCTCTTCTACACAAGGTCCAACCTCTGTACAAGCAATTACAGCAAGAGTTTTAGGTGTTGCCATGCACAAAATTGAAGTGGATGTAACACGACTTGGTGGCGGATTTGGCGGTAAAGAAGATCAAGCGACACCTTGGGCCGTAATGGCTGCTTTGGCAACGTCTCATCTAAACCAGTCTGTCAAATTAATTCTAAATCGCCATGATGATTTACGCATGACAGGGAAACGCCACCCGTATGAAAGTACCTATAAAATCGGCTTAACTAAAGATTTAAAAATACATGCATATCAAACAGAATTTCTACAAAATTCTGGTGCAGCAGCAGATTTATCTCCTGCAATTGCAGAAAGAACCTTGTTTCATGCAACCAATAGTTAT encodes:
- a CDS encoding OsmC family protein, with amino-acid sequence MDKQHYTISIKWMTDRKGMVCSPELYHPETHNKNCIEIATPPQFPGGVPHIWSPEHLLTAAVSSCFMTTFLAISEYSKLEFVSFNCNSKGVLEKIEGKFTVSEVHLFPEVLIVDEKHKEKAIRVLEKSAKACIISNSIKSNVFMEPKVFVQA
- a CDS encoding FAD binding domain-containing protein gives rise to the protein MITFILNNKTITTSDNAGMTLLDFVRYQQRLTGTKIGCREGDCGACTVLVGTLKNDAMEYQSITSCISPLGNAHGKHIVTVEGTNLQNKLTTAQEAMKGNFATQCGFCTPGFVVALTGFALSNSDKNHNNALNAISGNICRCTGYKAIEKAVHQVVEKFQSTHKTSVNWLIENEFVPAYFATIPKRLKEIATKKLNQSKGKVVSGGTDLYVQQADNLTDNDVLLIAKNESLKGISIENGTCTIGTNATVSDVWNHSELNKLFPNLRKHLKLVSSEQIRNMASLGGNFVNASPIGDMTIFFLALNSDITIVNSNEDERTIALKDFHQGYKKFDLQEGELLKEIRFKSPTKQSFFNFEKVSKRTHLDIASVNAAIHISVDNDTIVEAHVAIGGVAAIPKYLHETSAFLKGKQLSIKTIIDANEILQKEIAPISDIRGTSDYKRLLARQLFFAHFTELFPLQFTLNDVVQHA
- a CDS encoding TolC family protein, with translation MKKINLFLLLVISGSAFGQQTITLEDCQRFISENYPLLKQSKTFIKQHEFDTEILNIGKLPQFSLDGQLTYQSDVINVPIPGSNSLNKDQYKTTLSVNQLIFNGGLIDANKQLKSGQLKTKQQQLAVQVYQLKKQVNQLYFSVLLAQEAILLVEAKNKLIQSKLKEVTSGIKNGVLVASSDKILKVELLKNKQKLEEINNNKKVLIATLSKLIAVTINDDAIFKKPIIEIALNDEIKRPELDLFQLKKEEIESTENLVAKKNAPTIMSFATGGFGNPGLNMLDNSFQSYYIVGVKLHWTVFDWNSNKKERKSLSLNKEIINNEQAIFLLNTNIALHQQEKEIEKIEGFILSDQEIIKLRKDVLETADSQLKNGTITVSEYITELTNLFVDKNALIAHQIQLQLVKANYTITKGN
- a CDS encoding nucleoside deaminase, with product MCKEKFMQEAVDAALKGMNNNEGGPFGCVVVKDGKIVGRGNNKVTSTNDPTAHAEVTAIRDACKNLDSFQLDGCEIYTSCEPCPMCLGAIYWARPDKVYYGCNQVDAANIGFDDEFIYKEIPLPYAERSIPFEQLAHEIALKPFQEWTKKEDKTAY
- a CDS encoding TetR/AcrR family transcriptional regulator translates to MKLKDTNTESSILDAAESIFQRKGMDGARMQEIADEAGINKAMLHYYYKSKQLLFGAVFKKAFGLLAPQLNAVLNDDSSIEIKIRNFANSYISFISKHPYLPSFIIMELNKNPDFILKLKENSSFPNLVKFKNQVKKEVANGILKPINGEQLFINIISLCIFPFVATPLLKAFVDINDSEFKVLMNARKTEIADFIIDAIKTS
- a CDS encoding HlyD family secretion protein, with product MKHLKKIVILSTVLVALSSCTNGNEKADGYGNFEATEIVISAENNGKIMQFNLDEGSVLKKNTFIGYIDTIPLSLKREQLVISKSIIASKSKSVLSQVAVLNAKLESAIITKNRIENLLKDNAATQKQLDDVSGEINIIKQQISSVEFQNTPIINEYKNIDIQLQQLNDQILKSKIINPVNGTVLTKYAEQNEITAFGKPLYKIADLNTMQLRVYVSETQLSSVQIGQKVTVKIDDANGMKSYTGTVSWVASEAEFTPKIIQTKEERIALVYAVKIDVENDGGLKIGMPAEMWLQK
- a CDS encoding ABC transporter ATP-binding protein; translated protein: MSISVQHISKSYKKAQALQDISFDVKPGELFGLIGPDGAGKTTLFRVLTTLLIADVGSAKVAGFDVILDYKQIRNHVGYMPGKFSLYQDLTVEENLTFFATIFGTTIAENYDLIKEIYVQIAPFKNRRAGKLSGGMKQKLALCCALIHKPKVLFLDEPTTGVDPVSRKEFWEMLKRLQQKGITILVSTPYMDEAALCDRIALIQDGKILEIDTPEAIVKQYPKPIYNVSANNMYHLINRLKEYPHNHSVYPFGEFVHYTDSRIDFNPKELVQYLVSKNLTDITIHKTKPTIEDTFMELAK